In Cytobacillus oceanisediminis, the following proteins share a genomic window:
- a CDS encoding LysE family translocator, with protein sequence MNDFFTFLVLSLFVVMSPGIDTALITKRTIADGRADGYKMGLGITVGSLVHTFAAAFGLSAILMQSAAAFEIIKYAGAVYLIYLGLTSFISMKKKIDTGIETEVKSNMKKSAFKQGLLSNVLNPKVAMFFLTFLPQFVKTGENASQQLIIMGIIYTLLSISWFFIYVYFINYMREWLMSPKVQRVMDKATGLVLIGFGLKLALDKQH encoded by the coding sequence ATGAATGATTTCTTTACGTTTTTGGTTCTTTCATTGTTTGTGGTAATGAGTCCCGGAATCGATACAGCTCTTATTACAAAAAGGACGATTGCAGACGGAAGAGCAGATGGCTATAAAATGGGACTTGGAATTACTGTCGGTTCTTTAGTGCATACCTTTGCGGCTGCTTTCGGTCTATCAGCCATCTTAATGCAGTCTGCTGCAGCATTTGAAATCATAAAATATGCAGGTGCTGTCTATTTGATCTATCTCGGGTTAACTTCGTTCATCTCGATGAAAAAGAAGATAGATACTGGTATAGAAACTGAAGTTAAATCAAATATGAAAAAGTCTGCTTTTAAACAGGGACTCCTTTCAAATGTGCTCAATCCCAAGGTTGCGATGTTTTTCTTAACCTTTCTGCCGCAATTTGTGAAGACAGGCGAAAACGCATCACAACAGCTGATCATCATGGGAATTATATACACACTGCTGAGCATATCCTGGTTTTTCATATACGTATACTTCATAAATTACATGCGGGAATGGCTTATGTCCCCGAAAGTTCAAAGGGTTATGGATAAAGCAACAGGGCTTGTGCTAATTGGATTTGGATTAAAGTTAGCCTTGGATAAACAGCATTAA
- a CDS encoding PadR family transcriptional regulator, translating to MSTLLNSLTTELRRGTLTLAVLSQLRTPQYGYSLVQLLEDSGINIDQSTLYPLLRRLEKQELVTSSWDHTESRPRKYYVLSELGLETFLKLREEWIKNSKQLFGLLKGDEEDEFN from the coding sequence ATGAGTACGCTGCTGAATTCGTTAACAACAGAACTTCGGAGAGGAACATTGACACTCGCGGTGTTGAGCCAGCTGCGGACACCGCAATACGGGTATTCGCTGGTTCAATTATTGGAGGACTCCGGCATAAATATTGATCAGAGCACGTTATATCCATTGCTGCGGCGTCTGGAAAAACAGGAGCTTGTGACAAGCAGCTGGGATCATACCGAAAGCCGGCCGCGCAAGTATTATGTTTTGAGCGAACTGGGACTGGAGACTTTTCTAAAGCTAAGAGAGGAATGGATCAAGAATTCGAAACAGCTATTCGGGCTGTTGAAAGGGGATGAGGAAGATGAATTTAATTGA
- a CDS encoding NAD(P)-dependent alcohol dehydrogenase, producing the protein MKAIVYQKYGSPDNLRFTDIDKPVPKDHEVLVKVHAASVNYGNLVLLKGKPYLVRFAYGLLKPKHTIPGGDIAGQVEAVGKEVTQFQPGDNVYGDLSGSGWGGYAEYVSVPEKALALKPANISFEEAAAVPMAGVTALQALRDKGNIQVGQKVLIYGASGGVGTFAVQIAKSFGTEVTGVCSTRNLDILHAIGADHAIDYKKEDFTKRTEKYDLILAVNGYQPISVYKRALRSNGIYVLAGGSGAQFTQAMVMGPWISLTGNKKMSNMLQRQNQKDLIYMKELLEAGKVKTVIDRSFKLSEVDKAFRYFEEGHTQGKVIIKISDAY; encoded by the coding sequence CTGAAAGCAATCGTATATCAAAAATATGGTTCTCCAGATAATCTTAGATTTACAGATATAGATAAACCAGTTCCCAAGGATCATGAGGTACTCGTCAAGGTACACGCAGCATCTGTGAATTACGGGAATCTTGTACTTTTAAAAGGAAAACCATACCTGGTCCGCTTTGCCTACGGTCTTCTAAAACCAAAGCACACGATACCAGGAGGTGACATAGCCGGTCAGGTGGAAGCAGTGGGCAAAGAAGTCACACAGTTTCAGCCAGGCGATAATGTGTACGGAGACCTATCCGGCTCCGGCTGGGGCGGTTATGCTGAATATGTATCTGTCCCTGAAAAGGCCCTTGCATTAAAACCAGCCAATATTTCCTTCGAGGAAGCAGCCGCAGTGCCTATGGCGGGAGTCACAGCTTTACAGGCCTTAAGGGATAAAGGAAACATTCAAGTAGGACAAAAGGTCTTGATTTATGGTGCCTCAGGCGGTGTGGGAACTTTCGCCGTACAAATTGCCAAATCATTTGGTACTGAGGTTACCGGCGTGTGCAGTACAAGAAATTTAGACATTTTGCATGCTATTGGAGCGGACCATGCCATCGATTATAAGAAGGAGGATTTCACCAAAAGGACAGAGAAGTATGACCTGATTCTGGCTGTTAACGGGTATCAGCCGATTTCAGTTTATAAGCGGGCTTTAAGATCCAATGGAATTTATGTGCTTGCCGGAGGTTCAGGAGCACAATTTACACAGGCAATGGTCATGGGCCCGTGGATTTCTTTAACAGGAAATAAAAAAATGAGCAACATGCTGCAGAGGCAAAATCAGAAAGACCTGATTTATATGAAAGAACTTCTTGAAGCCGGCAAAGTAAAGACGGTCATTGATCGATCTTTTAAATTAAGTGAAGTGGACAAAGCTTTCAGATACTTTGAAGAAGGTCACACTCAAGGAAAGGTGATCATTAAAATCTCAGATGCTTATTAA
- a CDS encoding SRPBCC domain-containing protein, producing MSNNAMLSRVEDERVLVLERVFDAPRELVFKMFKEPEHLKHWWGPRGWELPVCSVDFRPGGVWHYCMKCVDRNQGQFYGMESWGKGIYKEISEPESISYTDYFSDAEGTINEEMPSTEVTLEFVDVDGKTKLINRGEYVSAEALQSVMEMGMLQGITDTWNRLEEHLNEIK from the coding sequence ATGTCAAATAATGCAATGCTTTCAAGAGTTGAAGATGAACGAGTGCTGGTATTGGAGCGCGTATTCGATGCACCGCGCGAGCTTGTCTTTAAAATGTTTAAAGAGCCGGAACACCTGAAACATTGGTGGGGTCCGAGAGGCTGGGAGCTCCCAGTTTGCAGCGTTGACTTCAGACCTGGTGGAGTATGGCATTATTGTATGAAGTGTGTTGATCGGAATCAGGGACAATTCTATGGCATGGAATCTTGGGGCAAGGGGATATACAAGGAAATTAGCGAGCCGGAGAGCATCAGCTATACTGACTACTTTTCCGATGCTGAAGGGACTATTAACGAGGAAATGCCATCTACTGAAGTGACACTGGAATTTGTGGATGTGGACGGCAAAACAAAATTAATTAACCGTGGAGAATATGTTTCCGCAGAGGCGCTCCAGTCCGTAATGGAAATGGGTATGCTGCAAGGCATTACAGATACTTGGAATCGTCTGGAAGAACATTTGAACGAAATCAAATAA
- a CDS encoding cupin domain-containing protein, with protein sequence MENIDIGKKVEKFRKEKGYSSRELAKIAEITPSMLSQIERGIANPSIQTLKVLAKALDVPTFSFLLEETKTEDLVVRFNERKHMIVENLSYELLSPDFTGTLATAIMNIPPDTSSSEKLLEHKGEEVAYVLEGKIKVYLNEAEYILEAGDSVKIPAYMKHKWENNFDEKAAILFSVTPPSF encoded by the coding sequence ATGGAAAATATTGATATTGGCAAAAAAGTGGAGAAATTCAGGAAGGAGAAGGGCTATAGCAGCAGAGAATTAGCCAAAATAGCTGAAATTACACCTTCCATGTTAAGCCAGATTGAACGGGGAATAGCGAATCCTTCGATACAGACCCTGAAGGTTTTAGCCAAAGCCCTTGATGTTCCGACCTTTAGTTTTTTACTCGAAGAGACGAAAACAGAAGATTTAGTCGTGCGATTCAATGAACGTAAACATATGATTGTTGAAAACCTTTCCTATGAATTATTGTCGCCTGATTTTACCGGTACACTGGCAACAGCGATCATGAATATCCCTCCGGACACCTCCTCGTCGGAGAAGCTATTGGAGCATAAAGGGGAAGAGGTTGCTTATGTATTGGAAGGGAAAATTAAGGTGTATCTGAATGAAGCAGAATATATATTAGAAGCTGGTGACAGTGTCAAAATACCAGCTTATATGAAACATAAGTGGGAAAATAACTTTGATGAAAAAGCTGCTATTCTTTTCTCTGTGACTCCGCCATCCTTTTAA
- a CDS encoding ArsR/SmtB family transcription factor has translation MNGQIFSALAEPNRLDIIDLLLEGALPVGDIAKKLDLNQPQTSKHLRVLCDAGLVEVQPIANRRIYRIRPEPFQELDRWLDSYRRLWESRMDRLDDYLNVLQGKKPLN, from the coding sequence ATGAACGGGCAAATTTTCAGTGCCCTGGCTGAGCCCAACCGCCTGGATATCATTGACCTGCTGCTGGAAGGAGCACTTCCGGTGGGGGATATTGCAAAAAAGCTTGATTTAAACCAGCCTCAAACCTCCAAGCATCTGCGTGTTCTTTGTGACGCTGGTCTCGTAGAGGTTCAGCCGATCGCTAACCGCCGGATTTATAGGATTAGACCCGAACCTTTTCAAGAACTGGATAGGTGGCTTGACTCCTACCGCCGATTATGGGAAAGCCGAATGGATAGGCTGGATGATTACCTTAACGTATTGCAGGGCAAAAAACCTTTGAATTGA